Proteins encoded together in one Euwallacea similis isolate ESF13 chromosome 12, ESF131.1, whole genome shotgun sequence window:
- the egl gene encoding egalitarian protein homolog isoform X1 gives MEAMQYELARNMTLLFFFERLLDKGEPRTLHDLSCQFGSKGFTKEMRQIAGGSQSGLKKFLAQYPSLFSLEGEYVTINTFQHSGSKSSANGKDYNTQAVEYFSEKLLQYGEGTEVPIRSLLGHRSQASPEVRHVSGQHFHEFREFLLKQSETFLIDDEKETVVLTNYNQVRLNCPNTELHFHPDVQIDPQETQTLLDFLAQCIEVKGPILVEQLFQIVSCNLPESLWSNLFNTPTQLSSFLRLFSDSFHIQSNLVTLLQTPKISQKHISAQVSLIKENKANEQQTSNDEEKNFTNISSNNTQKPPNEMKSPTSIPFEKSEKSLSPKSESPVPSLPLSPRSISYRLKQPKLQQRQIEAQQQKSLSPEPPILTEEDINDANFKIGRQRSFIKNQQLNDSPINNLANEESKANNSMGKQVNYNQSLKQRINNLVLKTLQENTVFIPGRDRQTMLNQQPYNDTWKIKLFQNTRVICSVKECQMVIEDILQRKVNNKVQTNKTPEWPFTNGKVIVGFDCEGINLGVKGQLTLLQIATTAGFVYVFDLISCPQMIDAGLRKILESPEVIKIVHDCRNDSVNLFRQFNISLKCVFDTQAAHAVLTFQETGRPVYKAKSVALNALCEIYGAPVNPMKDQLKNIYRRDQKYWSRRPLTREMILYASADVLSLVNEKVFYPMLGAINEENRSLMVDLCDEQVYLHINPDDVKLKKRQRKTETEVKELRAKMGQAAKSIVLSNREVRLLRYIELTDEEKEKLKSSAKVAKKLEKLESLGQEKDDSSDEDGENDDGYPSFDSDMTSPRNSEPTSLTESMQLVDSILNDNKIDRLDKIDKLESVLTSATLLPMDGNVVKCTCNCHCSKINGVKSERMLSPTNQYVSSVLSESDVVQVKENCSNVSTQTLSTGEVVITKIYFNEATESF, from the exons ATGGAAGCTATGCAATATGAACTGGCTCGTAACATGactttgttgtttttctttgAACGGCTGTTAGATAAAGGTGAACCACGTACTTTGCATGATCTAAGTTGCCAGTTTGGTTCCAAGGGATTTACCAAGGAAATGAGGCAGATTGCTGGAGGCTCCCAAAGTGGGCTTAAGAAATTCTTGGCTCAGTATCCTTCTTTATTTTCTCTAGAAGGTGAATATGTTACCATTAACACTTTTCAACATTCTGGAAGCAAGAGCTCTGCAA ATGGCAAAGATTACAATACACAAGCagtagaatatttttctgaaaaacttCTTCAGTATGGTGAGGGTACAGAAGTACCTATTAGAAGTTTATTGGGTCATAG ATCCCAAGCATCCCCAGAAGTTCGTCATGTTTCAGGGCAGCACTTTCATGAATTCAGGGAGTTCTTGTTAAAGCAgagtgaaacatttttgatagatGATGAGAAAGAAACAGTTGTTTTAACTAACTATAATCAG GTTCGTTTAAATTGTCCAAATACCGAACTTCACTTCCATCCAGATGTTCAGATAGATCCTCAAGAGACGCAAActcttttagattttttggcTCAATGCATAGAAGTTAAG GGTCCTATTCTAGTTGAACAACTGTTCCAAATAGTTAGTTGTAATCTTCCTGAGAGCCTCTGGTCCAATCTTTTTAATACTCCCACACAACTTTCTAGCTTCCTAAGGCTCTTTTCTGATAGTTTCCATATACAATCTAATTTGGTCACATTATTGCAAACGCCTAAGATAAGTCAAAAGCATATTAGTGCCCAG GTtagtttaataaaagaaaacaaagcAAATGAGCAGCAAACAAGTAATgatgaagagaaaaattttacaaatatttcaagCAATAATACTCAGAAACCACCAAATGAAATGAAGTCCCCAACATCAATACCTTTTGAGAAG TCTGAAAAAAGTCTGTCGCCGAAATCTGAGTCACCTGTTCCTTCTTTACCATTGAGCCCAAGATCTATTAGTTATAGATTGAAACAACCAAAGCTACAACAAAGGCAGATTGAAGCTCAGCAACAAAAATCGTTAAGTCCTGAGCCTCCAATTTTGACCGAAGAGGATATAAACGAcgctaattttaaaatag GAAGGCAAAGATCATTTATTAAGAACCAACAACTTAATGACTCACCTATAAATAACTTGGCTAATGAAGAGAGTAAAGCAAATAATTCAATGGGCAAGCAAGTGAATTACAATCAAAGTCTTAAACAACGAATCAATAATTTGGTGCTAAAAACGCTACAAGAAAATACAG tgttTATTCCAGGACGAGATAGACAAACAATGTTAAATCAGCAGCCTTATAATGACACCTGGAAAATTAAGTTGTTTCAGAATACTAGAGTAATTTGTAGTGTAAAGGAGTGCCAGATGGTGATTGAAGATATTTTACAAAGGAAAGTTAATAATAAG GTCCAAACTAATAAAACCCCTGAGTGGCCATTCACTAATGGAAAAGTGATAGTGGGATTCGACTGCGAAGGAATAAATTTGGGGGTTAAAGGCCAGCTTACCTTATTGCAAATAGCCACAACTGCAGGATTTGTATATGTTTTCGATTTAATATCTTGTCCACAAATGATTGATGCTGGTTTGAGAAAGATTCTTGAAAGTCCGGAAGTAATTAAG atCGTTCATGATTGCCGCAATGATTCTGTCAATCTTTTTCGTCAATTCAACATATCGTTAAAATGCGTATTCGACACTCAAGCGGCACATGCCGTTTTAACTTTCCAAGAAACTGGGCGTCCCGTATATAAAGCTAAAAGTGTCGCGTTGAATGCTCTCTGCGAAATCTACGGAGCTCCGGTAAATCCTATGAAGGATCaacttaaaaacatttatag GCGTGATCAAAAATATTGGTCAAGACGACCTTTAACTCGAGAAATGATCTTATATGCCTCAGCTGATGTTCTAAGTTTAGTAAACGAGAAAGTGTTTTATCCCATGTTGGGGGccataaatgaagaaaatagaaGTCTTATGGTGGATTTGTGCGATGAGCAG gtGTATCTTCATATAAACCCAGATGATGTGAAATTAAAGAAACGACAAAGAAAAACCGAAACGGAAGTGAAGGAACTCAGGGCCAAAATGGGACAAGCAGCCAAAAGTATAGTTCTTAGTAATAGGGAAGTGAGGCTGCTAAG GTACATTGAACTGACTGatgaagaaaaggaaaaattgaagtcCTCAGCTAaagtagcaaaaaaattagaaaagttGGAGAGCCTCGGGCAAGAAAAAGATGACAGTTCTGATGAAGACGGGGAAAATGACGATGGTTATCCAAGTTTTGATAG TGACATGACGTCTCCCCGGAATTCAGAACCCACTAGCTTAACCGAATCCATGCAGTTAGTCGATTCTATTTTAAACGACAATAAGATAGATAGACTTGATAAAATCGACAAATTAG AATCAGTTCTTACTTCTGCTACTCTTTTGCCCATGGACGGTAATGTCGTCAAATGTACCTGCAACTGTCATTGTAGCAAAATCAACGGAGTAAAATCAGAACGAATGCTGTCACCGACCAATCAGTACGTTAGCAGCGTTTTAAGCGAAAGTGATGTCGTTCAAGTTAAGGAAAATTGCTCTAACGTCAGCACTCAGACTCTTAGCACTGGCGAAGTTGtcattacaaaaatttattttaacgagGCAACCGAATcgttttga
- the egl gene encoding egalitarian protein homolog isoform X2, whose translation MEAMQYELARNMTLLFFFERLLDKGEPRTLHDLSCQFGSKGFTKEMRQIAGGSQSGLKKFLAQYPSLFSLEGEYVTINTFQHSGSKSSANGKDYNTQAVEYFSEKLLQYGEGTEVPIRSLLGHRSQASPEVRHVSGQHFHEFREFLLKQSETFLIDDEKETVVLTNYNQVRLNCPNTELHFHPDVQIDPQETQTLLDFLAQCIEVKGPILVEQLFQIVSCNLPESLWSNLFNTPTQLSSFLRLFSDSFHIQSNLVTLLQTPKISQKHISAQVSLIKENKANEQQTSNDEEKNFTNISSNNTQKPPNEMKSPTSIPFEKSEKSLSPKSESPVPSLPLSPRSISYRLKQPKLQQRQIEAQQQKSLSPEPPILTEEDINDANFKIGRQRSFIKNQQLNDSPINNLANEESKANNSMGKQVNYNQSLKQRINNLVLKTLQENTGRDRQTMLNQQPYNDTWKIKLFQNTRVICSVKECQMVIEDILQRKVNNKVQTNKTPEWPFTNGKVIVGFDCEGINLGVKGQLTLLQIATTAGFVYVFDLISCPQMIDAGLRKILESPEVIKIVHDCRNDSVNLFRQFNISLKCVFDTQAAHAVLTFQETGRPVYKAKSVALNALCEIYGAPVNPMKDQLKNIYRRDQKYWSRRPLTREMILYASADVLSLVNEKVFYPMLGAINEENRSLMVDLCDEQVYLHINPDDVKLKKRQRKTETEVKELRAKMGQAAKSIVLSNREVRLLRYIELTDEEKEKLKSSAKVAKKLEKLESLGQEKDDSSDEDGENDDGYPSFDSDMTSPRNSEPTSLTESMQLVDSILNDNKIDRLDKIDKLESVLTSATLLPMDGNVVKCTCNCHCSKINGVKSERMLSPTNQYVSSVLSESDVVQVKENCSNVSTQTLSTGEVVITKIYFNEATESF comes from the exons ATGGAAGCTATGCAATATGAACTGGCTCGTAACATGactttgttgtttttctttgAACGGCTGTTAGATAAAGGTGAACCACGTACTTTGCATGATCTAAGTTGCCAGTTTGGTTCCAAGGGATTTACCAAGGAAATGAGGCAGATTGCTGGAGGCTCCCAAAGTGGGCTTAAGAAATTCTTGGCTCAGTATCCTTCTTTATTTTCTCTAGAAGGTGAATATGTTACCATTAACACTTTTCAACATTCTGGAAGCAAGAGCTCTGCAA ATGGCAAAGATTACAATACACAAGCagtagaatatttttctgaaaaacttCTTCAGTATGGTGAGGGTACAGAAGTACCTATTAGAAGTTTATTGGGTCATAG ATCCCAAGCATCCCCAGAAGTTCGTCATGTTTCAGGGCAGCACTTTCATGAATTCAGGGAGTTCTTGTTAAAGCAgagtgaaacatttttgatagatGATGAGAAAGAAACAGTTGTTTTAACTAACTATAATCAG GTTCGTTTAAATTGTCCAAATACCGAACTTCACTTCCATCCAGATGTTCAGATAGATCCTCAAGAGACGCAAActcttttagattttttggcTCAATGCATAGAAGTTAAG GGTCCTATTCTAGTTGAACAACTGTTCCAAATAGTTAGTTGTAATCTTCCTGAGAGCCTCTGGTCCAATCTTTTTAATACTCCCACACAACTTTCTAGCTTCCTAAGGCTCTTTTCTGATAGTTTCCATATACAATCTAATTTGGTCACATTATTGCAAACGCCTAAGATAAGTCAAAAGCATATTAGTGCCCAG GTtagtttaataaaagaaaacaaagcAAATGAGCAGCAAACAAGTAATgatgaagagaaaaattttacaaatatttcaagCAATAATACTCAGAAACCACCAAATGAAATGAAGTCCCCAACATCAATACCTTTTGAGAAG TCTGAAAAAAGTCTGTCGCCGAAATCTGAGTCACCTGTTCCTTCTTTACCATTGAGCCCAAGATCTATTAGTTATAGATTGAAACAACCAAAGCTACAACAAAGGCAGATTGAAGCTCAGCAACAAAAATCGTTAAGTCCTGAGCCTCCAATTTTGACCGAAGAGGATATAAACGAcgctaattttaaaatag GAAGGCAAAGATCATTTATTAAGAACCAACAACTTAATGACTCACCTATAAATAACTTGGCTAATGAAGAGAGTAAAGCAAATAATTCAATGGGCAAGCAAGTGAATTACAATCAAAGTCTTAAACAACGAATCAATAATTTGGTGCTAAAAACGCTACAAGAAAATACAG GACGAGATAGACAAACAATGTTAAATCAGCAGCCTTATAATGACACCTGGAAAATTAAGTTGTTTCAGAATACTAGAGTAATTTGTAGTGTAAAGGAGTGCCAGATGGTGATTGAAGATATTTTACAAAGGAAAGTTAATAATAAG GTCCAAACTAATAAAACCCCTGAGTGGCCATTCACTAATGGAAAAGTGATAGTGGGATTCGACTGCGAAGGAATAAATTTGGGGGTTAAAGGCCAGCTTACCTTATTGCAAATAGCCACAACTGCAGGATTTGTATATGTTTTCGATTTAATATCTTGTCCACAAATGATTGATGCTGGTTTGAGAAAGATTCTTGAAAGTCCGGAAGTAATTAAG atCGTTCATGATTGCCGCAATGATTCTGTCAATCTTTTTCGTCAATTCAACATATCGTTAAAATGCGTATTCGACACTCAAGCGGCACATGCCGTTTTAACTTTCCAAGAAACTGGGCGTCCCGTATATAAAGCTAAAAGTGTCGCGTTGAATGCTCTCTGCGAAATCTACGGAGCTCCGGTAAATCCTATGAAGGATCaacttaaaaacatttatag GCGTGATCAAAAATATTGGTCAAGACGACCTTTAACTCGAGAAATGATCTTATATGCCTCAGCTGATGTTCTAAGTTTAGTAAACGAGAAAGTGTTTTATCCCATGTTGGGGGccataaatgaagaaaatagaaGTCTTATGGTGGATTTGTGCGATGAGCAG gtGTATCTTCATATAAACCCAGATGATGTGAAATTAAAGAAACGACAAAGAAAAACCGAAACGGAAGTGAAGGAACTCAGGGCCAAAATGGGACAAGCAGCCAAAAGTATAGTTCTTAGTAATAGGGAAGTGAGGCTGCTAAG GTACATTGAACTGACTGatgaagaaaaggaaaaattgaagtcCTCAGCTAaagtagcaaaaaaattagaaaagttGGAGAGCCTCGGGCAAGAAAAAGATGACAGTTCTGATGAAGACGGGGAAAATGACGATGGTTATCCAAGTTTTGATAG TGACATGACGTCTCCCCGGAATTCAGAACCCACTAGCTTAACCGAATCCATGCAGTTAGTCGATTCTATTTTAAACGACAATAAGATAGATAGACTTGATAAAATCGACAAATTAG AATCAGTTCTTACTTCTGCTACTCTTTTGCCCATGGACGGTAATGTCGTCAAATGTACCTGCAACTGTCATTGTAGCAAAATCAACGGAGTAAAATCAGAACGAATGCTGTCACCGACCAATCAGTACGTTAGCAGCGTTTTAAGCGAAAGTGATGTCGTTCAAGTTAAGGAAAATTGCTCTAACGTCAGCACTCAGACTCTTAGCACTGGCGAAGTTGtcattacaaaaatttattttaacgagGCAACCGAATcgttttga